One segment of Gordonia terrae DNA contains the following:
- a CDS encoding glutaredoxin family protein: MTVELLTRAGCQACAAARADLTRICADLGVGFTEVDVDRAADDGRADLRAEFGDRLPVVLLDGDEHSYWEVDEPRLRADLTGRR; this comes from the coding sequence ATGACGGTGGAACTGTTGACGCGTGCCGGCTGTCAGGCCTGCGCGGCGGCCCGTGCCGACCTGACCCGGATCTGCGCCGACCTGGGCGTCGGGTTCACCGAGGTCGACGTCGACCGGGCGGCCGACGACGGGCGTGCCGACCTCCGCGCCGAGTTCGGCGACCGGCTTCCCGTGGTCCTGCTCGACGGCGACGAGCACAGCTACTGGGAGGTCGACGAACCGCGCCTGCGGGCCGATCTCACCGGCCGTCGGTGA
- a CDS encoding redox-sensing transcriptional repressor Rex encodes MGAERAKSADADPPASAVPTADIPTADIPGPTVTRLATYLHVLRSFSRRGILLASSGELATAAGVNPAILRKDLSYVGANGVRGVGYDVGRLTARISMTLHTDSIHTVALAGAGSLGRALLSHAGFGRGFRVVAMFDADPALAGAVLESGGPQVAPLTDIATVCARAVPTVEIAVIATADDDARLAFDAFVAAGVRQVLNVTPVSLPAESDVVVRQVDLALELQVLAFQASRGPRDDVKEPRGTKRARGHQGNAMGEETVTA; translated from the coding sequence GTGGGCGCGGAGCGAGCGAAGTCGGCTGACGCCGACCCTCCCGCGTCTGCCGTTCCCACCGCCGACATCCCCACCGCCGACATCCCCGGGCCGACGGTGACCCGGCTGGCCACCTACCTGCACGTGCTGCGCTCGTTCAGTCGCCGCGGCATCCTGCTGGCGTCCAGCGGCGAGCTGGCGACGGCCGCCGGGGTCAATCCCGCCATCCTGCGCAAGGATCTCTCCTACGTGGGCGCCAACGGCGTTCGCGGCGTCGGATACGACGTCGGGCGCCTGACCGCGCGGATCTCGATGACCCTGCACACCGACAGCATCCACACCGTCGCGCTCGCCGGTGCCGGTTCGCTCGGCCGCGCGCTGCTGTCGCACGCAGGCTTCGGACGTGGGTTCCGGGTCGTGGCGATGTTCGACGCCGATCCCGCCCTGGCCGGCGCGGTCCTCGAGTCGGGGGGTCCGCAGGTGGCGCCTCTGACCGACATCGCGACCGTCTGTGCACGGGCGGTCCCGACGGTCGAGATCGCGGTGATCGCCACGGCCGACGACGATGCCCGGCTCGCCTTCGACGCCTTCGTCGCCGCGGGTGTACGGCAGGTGCTCAACGTCACGCCGGTCTCGCTTCCGGCGGAGTCGGATGTCGTCGTCAGACAGGTTGATCTAGCCTTGGAGCTACAGGTGTTGGCTTTCCAGGCCTCTCGCGGGCCGCGCGACGACGTCAAGGAGCCGCGCGGAACGAAGCGGGCTCGCGGGCACCAGGGAAACGCAATGGGTGAAGAAACGGTGACAGCGTGA
- a CDS encoding glutamyl-tRNA reductase, giving the protein MSVLLFGVSHRSAPVEVLERLAVSDHDRPKLIDELLSSRAISEAMLVSTCNRVEIYAVVDAFHPALEAVGAVLGDHSGMTVNEMTRHAYVRYSEAAVEHLFTVAAGLDSLVVGEQQILGQIRNAYLSADANDSAGRVLHELAQQALRVGKRVHTETGIDRAGASVVSVALHRAKALLTDPATGAHRLRRAVVVGAGAMGGLATAQLAREGVTEMVVVNRTVDKADHLAGNIAANHGIDVRGVGLDDLPAAMATADVVVTCTGAIGAVVGVGSVHEALASRARARAGNGVSGRRLAGNAAAPLVICDLGLPRNVDPAAARLPGVHIVDIEGLRGDSETQAAENDTLAARSIVASELADYLTHQRQAEVTPTVAALRQRAADVVEAEILRLETRLPDLEGAQRDEVAKTVRRVVDKLLHAPTVRVKQLASTPNGDHYAEALRELFELKPGAAEAVSAPDHIGGLPAGDAAGELGDR; this is encoded by the coding sequence GTGAGTGTTCTGTTGTTCGGGGTGTCGCACCGCAGTGCTCCGGTCGAGGTGCTCGAGCGGTTGGCGGTCTCCGACCACGACCGTCCCAAATTGATCGACGAGCTGCTCTCCTCGCGAGCGATCTCCGAGGCCATGCTCGTCTCCACCTGCAATCGGGTGGAGATCTACGCCGTCGTCGACGCCTTCCACCCGGCGCTCGAGGCCGTCGGCGCCGTCCTCGGCGATCACTCCGGCATGACCGTCAACGAGATGACCCGCCACGCCTACGTCCGGTACTCCGAGGCCGCCGTCGAGCATCTCTTCACCGTCGCGGCGGGCCTCGATTCGCTGGTCGTCGGCGAGCAGCAGATCCTCGGCCAGATCCGCAACGCCTACCTCAGCGCCGACGCCAACGACTCCGCCGGGCGCGTCCTGCACGAACTGGCCCAGCAGGCACTGCGCGTCGGCAAGCGGGTACACACCGAGACCGGTATCGACCGGGCGGGTGCCTCGGTGGTCTCCGTCGCACTTCACCGCGCCAAGGCGCTGCTCACCGATCCCGCGACCGGCGCACACCGCCTGCGCCGCGCGGTCGTCGTCGGTGCCGGTGCGATGGGTGGTCTGGCCACCGCGCAGCTGGCCCGTGAGGGCGTCACCGAGATGGTCGTGGTGAACCGGACCGTCGACAAGGCCGACCATCTCGCGGGCAACATCGCCGCCAATCACGGCATCGACGTCCGGGGCGTCGGACTCGACGACCTGCCGGCCGCGATGGCCACGGCCGACGTCGTCGTGACGTGTACGGGTGCGATCGGCGCGGTCGTCGGCGTGGGATCGGTGCACGAGGCTCTCGCGTCTCGCGCCCGCGCCCGCGCCGGGAACGGAGTGAGCGGGCGGAGACTGGCCGGGAACGCGGCCGCGCCGCTCGTCATCTGCGACCTCGGTCTCCCGCGCAACGTCGACCCGGCCGCCGCGCGACTTCCCGGCGTGCACATCGTCGACATCGAGGGTCTGCGGGGCGACTCCGAGACCCAGGCCGCCGAGAACGACACCCTCGCGGCGCGGTCGATCGTCGCCTCCGAACTCGCCGACTACCTCACCCACCAGCGTCAGGCCGAGGTCACCCCGACCGTCGCAGCACTGCGCCAGCGCGCCGCCGACGTCGTCGAGGCGGAGATCCTGCGTCTCGAGACCCGGCTTCCCGACCTCGAGGGCGCACAGCGCGACGAGGTCGCCAAGACCGTCCGTCGCGTCGTCGACAAGCTCCTGCATGCGCCGACCGTTCGGGTCAAGCAACTGGCGTCGACCCCCAACGGGGACCACTACGCCGAGGCGCTGCGCGAACTGTTCGAACTCAAGCCCGGTGCGGCCGAAGCTGTTTCGGCTCCCGACCACATCGGTGGCCTGCCCGCGGGTGACGCGGCGGGCGAGCTGGGCGACCGATGA